The Coccinella septempunctata chromosome 9, icCocSept1.1, whole genome shotgun sequence genomic interval AGGACCGGCTTGAGCCAGGAAGTCCCAGTGAGAAAGCAGGAACGtacttattgtttttcattgcTTTAGAATAGAGTACGCTGGTCTAGTGCCACATAATTCCAGAGGTTTTCTCTTATTTAagtacaaaaaattaatatttaattttttccaataataaaatttcattgattttcaacatttttattcaatttcgatATACTCTTCGTAATAAACAAATATGCATTTCTGGAAATAATAAATTGAGTATCTTTTACATTCAATATAGTATGCGAAATCTACACAGTATAAACTTCGGTTACTAGATTCCAACTGATCAAATAGAGCAACGAACGAATAATAACCCTTTGAATTAAAACAAATGTATTAGGTTTTTTGCTATAGTTGTTTCGAAGAACTTTCACCATTCCTCTTATATTCTATATTTTCCTATTTTCATTCCACCAATTTCTAGTTCTAACCACTATTTACCTCTGCTAATCCATCTTTTTATAGTGAAGGTTCAAGCTTTATAAGACCGATCAGTCTATACTTTGGTATTAAGTGCCTTGTAGAGAATTTCTACTGTAAAGCTTGTTAAAGGGTGGCATCCAccattttcattgtttttcaatatatattaTTGTTTAAACCGCATTAAGACATCAAATATACGCCACATATACAGGGCAAGTTGCCAGACCAGGTTTAGACTATAAATTTTGGTGTTATTGTTAATTTTTCAACTACCAAAGATTGTTTCACCTTGCCTTGTATATGGTGCATTAACAAATGTGACTTCATCCAAATATTCCCTAATCTATATATCTTTATAATATTATTGTATGCTCTGAAGACCAGTgagtattatttacatattgAATTATCTTACACATATGTATTCacacaaataatttttttttacaagttGGTGTAGCTCATTCTGATACTAACAAGTAAATATTAACGGTAGAATTAAGAAATATCGTAAATTAGATTTAGGAAACGTGAATTTTGAAGTAACATCAGTGAATGAATGAACAAGTATTGAAGATAACCATTTATTAGATTTATTCCTAACATCAAAAGTTTCGTTTATCATTATTCAACAAAGAAAAGTCACCTAATAAAATCGATATCAATTTCGTCTGgggttatttttttattgtattgtTGTGAATGGAAAGTATGTCTTATATAAAATTGCATtttcacaattaaaaaaaaagtgcaGGGTTGGAGGCCAGAGTAAATTTCGTAAATTTCCTGGAAATATATATTCGTGTCTGTCTGGCTTTGTTGTTCGTTTAACAGAATCGTGGAATTTGGGATGTAAAATGATCGATTTGATTCCTGTCGTGCTGTGGTAGTTTTGGTctcagttttcgaataatttggaTTTTATCTCTGGCACAAATCGTTCAACGAGTGGAGAGAATGTTCAGTTTAGGGCCACTAggttttttttccaatatttgcAACGTTTTTTGGTAACCCATTATTTCTGACTATTTGTGAGTGATTATCTTGCTCTTTTAGATTGTTCCTAAAGTGATTTTTCCCTTCTAAACATTCCCCCCCTTCGATATATCTAATGAAATGATGATTGagagaaaaaagaattttcCTTCGGTTGTGTGTGATATGAAAATGACTAGATTTAACCGGTTTGTGGAGCAGGTGTTCCTGACCCTTGCGCAGGCTGTACTGGTACTGGTGGCTGTGGTGGGGGATAGTACTGGGCATAAGGGTTTGGAGGCTTTTCCTCTGGCATGAATCTCACTGAAATAAACGGTATTATTCACGAGCCAACGTTATATACAACAAAAATAAGGTACGCGTGTATGGggctttgaaaatttcaattgcctACACTCGGAGGTAGTGAAAGTATTAAACTGCTGGTCAAAAGTTGAGGCTCTAAAACGCTTATGTATGTATATGCCATCATGAGTGATTCCTGCCTGTCTTTCAGTAAAAGTGAAAAGATGAAAGTAATAATTGTAAAGTTTAATGCATAGTATGAGTGAAATGTGGTGCAAATCATGCCGAAACAGTATGGCAACAAACCTTTGTCGGTAGTTTTACTTTCTGGGGTGCAAACCCAAGCGCTGGAAGATGCTGGCAAAGAGGAAACCTCTAAAAGCATAGGTCCTCCTCTGATATCTTATCTTACCATTCTAACTTCGCTATTGGCTTATTTGTTAAGTTAAGCCAGGGGCAATATGCACAGTAGACATTCCCACGAGGATACCACCAGAGACCTTTCTCTATGGATACCACCATCCACCATGATATGTTAAAATAGGATTCAGCTTATTCCTTTGGAAATTGTTTATGATAATATAACAATAAGATAGTTGTATGCTACTtaaaccaattttttttgtggCTTATGATATGACTATAAATCATCATGCAAAACTGAAAACCTTACCTTTAAAAGAAGATACTACCATAAGGTCTCtaaataacgaaaaaacttATGTAATCTTGATGCTTTAATTTCGAAAGGCTGCTCTAAACTCCTCTAACTTTCGTAGCGTTCAAATGATTCTCTATATTTACATTTACATTAATTTGTCGAAGGTTCCTTATGGAGATAATGATTATCTACTTTCAAATGGTCGCATGTACAATCAATGAGATACAAATTCGTTAAGTACAGATATAATACAGAACATATTTGGGGGATCTAGTTTGCTACCATTTATTTTGTCCGCCCTCAGACGAAGTATCTAATTTAAATACCAACAATTCCAAATTTTACCGGTTTATTCCTCTACCGGACTCAGCTGTAAGAGATTTCAAACGAGTTCAGAATTTGTAAAATCGAATAGAAGAACACATTACATGCAGTGGGGTCATGCTTAGCTTTACCAGAAAGTTGGAGAGGTCAGAAAGATAGGTATATCATGCATTAGAGTTTGGATaattttctgatagaaaaacatGCTTATGAAGAATGTGAAACATACGGTTGTTTAAGTGAAGTGGATTGAAATAACTTATTATTTCAATCTGCCATTCTTTGGATTTCATTCCACTTCACCTCACATCGAAAAAATACACTAAAAGAAAGATGATGTTAGTTACAGGAAAGACAGACGAGGAAGCGAATCAACATCAAATATATCTTTTTCAATTTAGTTACCCAATCTCGTCGATATAAGTAGCTTAACGCCCCTTAGAAGTTCACTATAGATTAAAAAATACGAAGAATTTATATGAGCTTATCGTACTTGAATTCTTAgatcgtgaaaaaaaaaatctggatGTTATACATCTTGTACATCGGTTACTTACTGACAATAATAGCTAAAATCACCAATCCAATAAGTCCCATGACAATCATCATCTGAAAtaagaaaactgttgaatcgaAAACAAATATGTCGGAGTTGGTGAAATCTCACCTTTAAGTTTTGTAACCAGAATTTTCTTTTGAGTCTTCCTGCCTGCTGCTCAAATTGCGAAGCTCCTTGTTGAAGGGCATCTGGAAGAGTATTCGCTTAAGTATTGAGCTTATTTTTTTACAATACCtggtattttgaaaataattttccttttttgtccGTGTGAGATCAGTTAGGCTCTGGTATGATGTTATCATACATGTTAGGTGAATAATAAACATGATTGATTTCCATATTTATATTCCTAGCTGAAGTGACAATAATAATTACAACATTTAAATAAGAAATTATATTAGATGAAAGCTCAAAGATTATACAGATTCAATTTGCTCTTCTTTTCGTCTGGAAAATTAATTATGTCGAATGCGTCCCCAATAAAACAATTTACAAATTTTGTTACAACAACGTTTTTAATCCAACAAAACAAATCTCATATTCATGATGTCTATTTACACTCTCCATTTTCAGTATGGGCAAAAAATACATCTAAAATATTCTTTACAGTCTGTGGCACacaattgttattttttaaagCTTTAAGCGCATTCTGGCAGGCTTTACAATCCCATGTTGGTGAAAAACTCTTGTCTTCGCACTTGATCAGGCCCAAATTAACGAAGATTGCATTGAAGACGTAGGGAGAATTTTGTTTGGTCGCTGCCCAATTGAACAGTTCTTTATACAAGCTTTCTGTCACGTCCAAAGCATAATTCCGCACCATTTCCCTTTTGCTACCATATAATGACGATACTTTCATAAGGACAGTGATGAAATCTTTCAAAACGATATCTCCACCCTTCTTCGACTCCTTCAGAATAAAGTTTTTTCTCTCGTGGCCCAAATTTATAAACTTATCTTCGGTAGGGTTCTGGATGAATTGATCGAAGGTTACATTGGTTGATTCATCGTCTGATTCAATTtctgcttcttcttcttcctcctcTTCCTCTTCGTCTGCATCATCATCCCCTTCGTCTTCCTCTAAGCTCAAGGAGGCATcgtattttccaatttttgcgaAGTTTTTCTTGATTTCATCACAACCATCATCACCAAATTGATTTCCATCCAGGATTACATTTTTAAGCTTGGGTTTATTACCCAGAGCTTCGACCACAGCTATTCCTCCTTCTTTCCTTATTTCATTGAAGCCTAACGTTAGTTGTTCCAGATTTTCGTGTTTGTCTTTCAAGGCTTTAGCTAATACCGTAGCTCCTTTCGTTTTGAGAAGACAGTCGCCAAAATTGATTTCTTTCAAGTTTTGCAAGTTTGGTAATGCTGTCGCTAATGCTTCAGCTCCCTTAGGACCTATTGTGTTGTCGTtgagattcaatattttcagacttTTGTTATTGTTGAATGCCTCTGATAACGCTGTGATGCCAGGGTGGTAAATGCCATTTTGGGGCATTGCTACTTCTTCTAACGTGCcaatcattttgaaaacttcagCGAGGGCTTTGGCACCTTCGTTTTCCAATCGGTTTCGTCCAGCGATGAAAACACGTAATCTGAGAGGTTTACCTTGATTTTTACTTTGATTATAACAGTCTGTTAAAGCAGTGGCTAGTAGTTTTCCACCGGTTATTCCTAAGCCGTTGTTGTTTAATCTGAGTTCTTCTAGAGCAAAACATGAGGCACTCCGTATTAGAGAAGCTAAACCTTCAACTCCAATAGGACCGAACGCATTGTCACTCATATCCAACTCTGTCAAACGGCTTCCGGCTTTGACAAGACCATCACCAAGAAACTGTAAGGCTTTGGGAATTTCTGTTTTCATCCTTCCAGTGAACATATCTTTCCACAGGGCTCTTTTGAATTCTGGATGCTTTTCCAACGATTTTCCAATTGCTTTAGCAGCATCGACTCCTAATGTGTTTCCTTCCATGTTCAAGTATTGTAAGGATTTACATTTGTCGATTTCATCGGTAACTTGTTTGGCATCTTCTTCTGTATTTAGCTTCAACGATTTCCCAGCGAAACTTACACCTGACTCGCTCACTTTGGTCAAAGATAAGACGTTGGCTAGGTCATCAATGTTTGCTGCCATTTCTTACTATTTATTGTTGTACGGTGGTTTGGGACGATCGTGAATGGAAACTGTTATGATTTTCTTCGAATATTacacgaaaaaatatgaaatctaTCACACCTTTTGGGAAAATGGCTTTTCAGACGTTATTGATTTTATCCTAACCTCGAAATTTCAAACCGGTCGGCGGGATAAAACAGTcatagaaaatttatttattaagGTTGTGAAGTTAGCTACAATTTTCCTGGTTGACACTTGACCGAAGATGCACGAAGTGGTTTTCGGCAGACAGCGGCGGAGCACTATGCTTGGCGAAGggtaaaattgaaaataaaatttgaaaagtgTTAGGGAAAATTGGCAAAAGAGGAAAAATTGGTGAAGAATTCGTTTATTTCCGCTTCACAAAAGAGTATGCCTCGAAGCAATGATAAAAAGCCTTAAAGAAAATGGGCAATAATTGACAAAAAATGATTGATACCTATATACTACACCTACTTTACGTATTATAGAAGTTTTTTCAGAACTTTTTTAGCTTGCCGATTTTCAGCGATTGAATCATCATGGATTTAAGTAATGTTAGGGAATAATTTCTATTGTCAAATGAACTCAATGAAATTTCACAGTCTGAATGCAGTGAATGCACTCTTTGCCGACATTGAATTTGTGCAgctttaatttctttttataTATCTTGGAAAAACTCGCGTCTACGCCATTGACCTTTATCACTTCGGACATCTTCGGAATTCCTGTCAACTCGGAAGCTGGCTAACTTCACTCGAATTGAATATTCTATGGACGCTGCGGGTAGGTCTTAGCTTACTCTGTCCGGTCTAAGCTAGGCCCTACGTCCAGTGCACACAGAACAGTTCGCACCACAGaatattcgaattaatttcTGCGTCTACAACATGCAATTTTTCACGGAGTTTCATTATAAATTGATCCGTTTCAAATTTTACCTGCTCTATCGTCGAGTTCCGATAGCTTCTGATCTCTCTCCAGGACCTTTTCCACGTTGGTTTTCATTATGTCGACAACCTCGTCTACTTGGGCCTGGGTCTGTTGGAGCCTTCTTTGGGCCGCCACCTGCTGGGGCGTTCTAGGCCCTCCGACGATCCCATCTTCGCCACCTCCAGCAGCCGGTGCTCCTAACGAGTCCCCAGTGGACCTTTTGGGAAAATTGTCATTTTAAATTGGACATAAACGGCTAGTTTTGGCTCTAAGATAACGTTGTATAGTTTTCCACTTTCTATAATCCTATCTTGGGGCAGATAAAATTGAGTGTTCGTTTGAGAAATTATCGTCGTATTGTGACTTGTGAGGAAGAATTAATTGTTTGCGACGATAAAATTAACGGTGCCAATTTGGATAATACAGCGAGTTAATGAttggaattggaaaaaatgtcgAAAATATCGAAGTTCAAATGTTGTTTACGTATTTATCCTTCGCTTTTTgatatcgatattttcaggaaattattaattttattattggGTATTACGACTGTTCAATATGGAcctttttcatctgaaaatttgtcaggaaattcatttttttcctgaGAGTAGACTAGAATACAAAAATTGTTTCTGGGATgtttttttgagttttatatCTACCACAATGATTGTTCGAAATTTCATTGTTAGAGGAATAtcatcattattttttcaactttaaaTTTCTCGTTgcatttgaaaattcaattatgGAGTAGTTGATGCTGTTTAGGGAAAGAATTTTGGTAGAAAAtttagaatttttgaaattttgaaatgatcAATTATTGCTGTAATGGAAGAATTAGGTAAATTGCAACATCCCAGCATCATAATATTTTTATAACTTCATATTTAGAAGGAATATATGAAAATTTATGTTATCATTACAATTGTCCACTCGAAATTTACATTTTCCTCAGACGAGACAGTTTTCACGATATTCTATGGAAAAAGCGCTTGCGCTCATTTGAAaatcaatttcatattttaaacAAATTAATCGAAATCGGCAATCTTTCGAACAAAACTCGGGAAAACAATGGATTAGCTGGTTGTTGAATAATGGATGACCCGGTACCCTTAAGCAACcatcatagaaaaaaaaaatttctgaatattttttatgattttctgaAATTCCGTTCAATCGAAGGACCAATTTCATCTTTCGGCGGTGTTATCATCAATTGAAAAGGGGAGGCTGTACAAACGAACGATTTTCGGAGTTGAAAATTCACCCCCTCGGAAAACCACCCTTCGGAAAAGTCGCCCCCGATGAAACGGCCGATTTTCCAAAAGCGGAAAACGcgttttttcgaaattcattcgGTTGACGGTCTACGGGGTCGGGAAAAGCGGAATTTTCTTGGGAAATTCGTACTTACATCTTCTAAAATGTGTTTTTAACTAATATCGCCGTCCACAACACGAAACTATGGCCGAATCTTCCGTATTGATGTACGTGACGTCACAATGCCGTATGAGGCACGCGCAGCACACAGAGAACGATACGAACTTGCCGTAGGTCAGTGGCGATGTTTCATTAATGAATAAATTGACGGGGAGGATCTTTTTTCCTGGTACGAAACGCCTAAATCCGATTCTGTGGTGCTGGAAAATCCCGTCAGTCACgaatattatcattattatttccGCGTATCCGAGGGTAAATCAGGATATTCAGGCTTCAAATATATAATTTCATTCATAGAAATGTCTGCGATGGATAGGCTTTTCCAGTTCGGATCACAGAGTCGAGTGAAAGGCGGGGTTTCCCCGAGGAATTTTTACACCAGGTTTTCACGCCCTAGCCGTCACGTGTTTATCCGTAACCATGGGGATGACTTTTGACATTCTGTGGGTGTATTTGCAGGGTTGAAGTCGGATTTCATCGCCTACGTCGTATCCAAACACGGATTAATTGGACGGTTTAGCTGTTTTTTTTCGGTGGTATTAAACGCCCCGCTACTTAGGGgagttttcatatttttcccAATTATCCGACCTTCAACCTTTCGGGGGTGATACACTCCAGGACGaacaaaatgttcatttccgAATAACTTTTCAATGTGTGCATCGATTTcgatcattttgttgtctattcgtagcctatttcatctagtttatcacctgatgtagagtctgcaggaattccaattgaatttgatggtatacagggtggaaCTGGAAGTTGCAATTTtctctaaatttctgaacaccctgtggaggtaGTTGGTGTCGCAATGATGGACCtttgaaaaagttttttaaGCTTGATCTTCTTTTAACATTTTCTCTTTAACTCaccacagggtgttcagaaatttagaggaaatttcaactttcagttctaccaTCGAATTCAATTGGAATTCCTGCAGACTAGACATCGGGTGATAAACTTgatgaaataggctacaaatagacaaagAAATGATAAAAATCGATGCACATCTCGAAAAGTTATGTTAAAATGAATTCGGTGAAAATTTTGTCTGTCCAGGAGTGGGAAATCAAACAGTAACAATAGGGAATATTTTATTTGCCACCCTTGGGTTTGACATAATAACGGCTCGGCACGAAGGGCATCCTGGTCACGTCGCCAATGTAAGCCTTATCCCTAATTTTCAGCAGAACTTTGGTACCGGCCTTGCTATGTTCGTTCGGAACGTAACCCATCGAGATGTTCTTTCCGAGGCTGGGCGCTGGGCATCCGGAGGTCACCTCGCCTATCTCCCTGTGCTCTTGGTCCATTATCTTCGTGCCGTGGCGGGCTGGGGGGCCGGTGCTCGACACTACGCCCACCCTTTTCCTGGCACAGCCGTCTCGGATCTGGTCCAGGATCCTACTGGCGCCTGGAAAATTCCCCGTTTGTCTTCTGGCTTTGGCCACCAGCCAGGTGAGGCCTGCTTCTACCGGCGTTGTGGTTTGATCGATGTCGCTGCCGTAAAGGCAGAGCCCTGCTTCCAGCCTGAAAGAGATGGGAGAAAGAGTTGAAATTGTTGAAAGTGGGACTTCTAAGCTTGTTGATACAGCTTATATATGAGAATCAAATCTATTTCGAGGAATATCTAACTATCTGTCTACCCCAAAAGCCAAGCTATCTGAAACATTAACCCATCTTGATGTATCCTGTTATTGATACCGTCAATGAGGATTTTTCCTTTACGCTTAttcgtttttttcttttcaggaaCAAGTGCACGTTGCCAGGATATCAAGATCGAAGAAACGGAATGATGGAAGGGTCTTAGGGCACAGTCTTGTCCCTTGggctgggctgctaagggatctcctggAGATCGTTTCTAGCTTCAGTCGTCAATGGTCTAAGAggtcgaaggaaaaaaaaaggaatgatTCACGGGTCTTAGACCACAGTCTTGTCCCTTTTGggctgggctgctaagggatctccctTGGATCATTCTTAACTTCAGCCTCGATGGACCAAGTGGCCGAAGAAAAGAGATGATTGAAAggtcttagagcacagtcttgtccCATCTTAGggctgggctgctaagggatctcctggAAGTCGTTCCCAACTTTAGCCATCGTTGGACCAAGAGCGTAAAAAGCAAGATTTTAAAACGTCAATGTGAGTCTTTTTTATTTTCACGGTGTCGGGATTCAAGTGTCTGATGTTTTCGAATgaattcatttgtattttttccCTGTAGGTTGTATGTTTATTCGTTATGATTAGTTTCACGCGTACTGTTTTT includes:
- the LOC123320446 gene encoding ran GTPase-activating protein 1, which produces MAANIDDLANVLSLTKVSESGVSFAGKSLKLNTEEDAKQVTDEIDKCKSLQYLNMEGNTLGVDAAKAIGKSLEKHPEFKRALWKDMFTGRMKTEIPKALQFLGDGLVKAGSRLTELDMSDNAFGPIGVEGLASLIRSASCFALEELRLNNNGLGITGGKLLATALTDCYNQSKNQGKPLRLRVFIAGRNRLENEGAKALAEVFKMIGTLEEVAMPQNGIYHPGITALSEAFNNNKSLKILNLNDNTIGPKGAEALATALPNLQNLKEINFGDCLLKTKGATVLAKALKDKHENLEQLTLGFNEIRKEGGIAVVEALGNKPKLKNVILDGNQFGDDGCDEIKKNFAKIGKYDASLSLEEDEGDDDADEEEEEEEEEAEIESDDESTNVTFDQFIQNPTEDKFINLGHERKNFILKESKKGGDIVLKDFITVLMKVSSLYGSKREMVRNYALDVTESLYKELFNWAATKQNSPYVFNAIFVNLGLIKCEDKSFSPTWDCKACQNALKALKNNNCVPQTVKNILDVFFAHTENGECK
- the LOC123320456 gene encoding vesicle-associated membrane protein 2-like — its product is MSTGDSLGAPAAGGGEDGIVGGPRTPQQVAAQRRLQQTQAQVDEVVDIMKTNVEKVLERDQKLSELDDRADALQQGASQFEQQAGRLKRKFWLQNLKMMIVMGLIGLVILAIIVMRFMPEEKPPNPYAQYYPPPQPPVPVQPAQGSGTPAPQTG